A section of the Carassius carassius chromosome 17, fCarCar2.1, whole genome shotgun sequence genome encodes:
- the LOC132161511 gene encoding ral guanine nucleotide dissociation stimulator-like 1 isoform X1 — MRSSLVVSGGEKGLRARFERMRNLLCQTGHHVDVQMDEEPGVWLRSFHLLDLEEHSEDPVQEWGEEVEDGAIYGITLHREPIQPPPDAPETSSAFSFMQYRTQKVRRLKAATLERLVTELVNPECPDPDYMQIFLSTYRAFTCTNALIELLFQRENMVTNLDNSVCVRSSLPRLIRLWLDEYQEDFRDSPGHQALLLLCIHLRHRLCFRRLVHQADALLKKIQTEGKLRDASAETSTTAVENKTTEDATDRQDIEETGDVLAFPARDIAEQLTLLDAELFVKVVPFHCLGCIWSQRDKKENRNIAPTVRATIAQFNAITNCVITSLLCPLSTSPAGSPSCTRSGPTHRVKIIEKWISVAQECHQLRNFSSLRAILSALQSNAVYRLKKTWAAISRESMAAFDHLCDTFPDENCVLVNRDILVEEGNQVADVDTHSAPKSPRLSPTSEHMPPSSGEVPYLGTYLTVLTMLDTALSDNVEGGLINFEKRRKEFEILSQIKQLQASCAHYKLQSYPHIISWINRGIPLSDQKSYELSRDLEPPVDPCPSSPNPWSHRLITKKLTSLLSGSENFSKKTFADQISVSSSGSSGSEMEDLSSPNLSPLRYKVQSVSCQDISVDTATSSLTPPSSFRRCLHADMSALSPDSPSPTSSSSTSSSSSSSPSLKHPMYNKQVADSCIVRVSVEFGNNGNVYKSILITSQDKTAQVIQRALEKHNLEEMNCQEFSLTQVLSNDKELLIPDKANVFYAMCTTANFDFVLRQRYKNLSRAPGSSWSPGAVWGSRK; from the exons ATGAGGTCCTCTCTGGTGGTGTCTGGTGGAGAGAAGGGTCTGCGAGCGCGATTTGAACGAATGAGGAATTTGCTGTGCCAGACTGGGCATCATGTGGATGTGCAGATGGACGAGGAGCCCGGTGTTTGGCTCAGGAGCTTCCATCTGCTGGACCTTGAGGAACACAGTGAG GACCCGGTGCAGGAGTGGGGAGAGGAGGTAGAAGACGGGGCCATTTATGGCATCACTCTTCACCGAGAACCCATCCAGCCCCCACCTGATGCCCCCGAGACCTCTTCTGCCTTCAGCTTCATGCAGTACCGCACACAGAAGGTCCGCAGGCTTAAAGCAGCCACTCTGGAGCGTCTTGTTACAGAATTGGTGAACCCGGAGTGCCCTGACCCAGACTACATGCAAATCTTCCTCTCCACCTACAGAGCCTTTACCTGCACAAATGCTCTCATAGAACTCCTGTTTCAAAG AGAGAACATGGTCACCAATCTGGACAACAGTGTCTGCGTTAGAAG TTCTCTGCCTCGTCTGATTCGGCTATGGTTAGACGAGTATCAAGAGGATTTTCGGGATTCTCCAGGTCACCAGGCTCTTCTTCTGCTCTGTATTCATCTGCGTCATCGCCTCTGTTTCAGACGTCTGGTTCATCAAGCTGATGCACttctaaaaaaaattcagacgGAAGGCAA GCTCAGAGATGCATCAGCAGAAACCAGCACAACTGCTGTAGAGAATAAGACAACTGAAGATGCCACAGACAGACAAGACATAGAAGAGACTGGGGATGTACTGGCCTTCCCTGCACGAGACATTGCTGAGCAGCTCACACTATTAGATGCT GAGCTCTTTGTCAAAGTGGTTCCATTTCACTGCCTTGGCTGCATTTGGTCTCAAAGAGACAAGAAAGAGAATCGAAATATAGCGCCTACAGTCCGTGCCACCATTGCCCAGTTCAATGCCATCACTAACTGCGTTATCACCTCTCTGCTGTGCCCTCTTTCCACATCCCCTGCTGGTTCCCCATCCTGCACTCGCAGCGGCCCTACACACAGGGTAAAGATTATTGAGAAGTGGATCTCTGTGGCTCAG GAGTGCCATCAGTTGAGAAACTTCTCCTCTCTAAGAGCCATCTTATCTGCTCTTCAGTCTAATGCTGTTTACCGGCTAAAGAAAACTTGGGCAGCAATCAGCAG GGAGAGTATGGCTGCCTTCGATCACCTCTGTGACACATTTCCTGATGAGAACTGTGTGCTGGTCAATCGAGATATTCTGGTAGAG GAAGGAAACCAGGTAGCTGATGTAGACACTCACAGCGCTCCAAAGTCTCCCAGACTCAGTCCTACATCCGAGCACATG CCCCCCTCCAGCGGTGAGGTGCCATACCTGGGCACTTATCTGACCGTTCTCACCATGTTGGACACAGCACTAAGTGATAATGTAGAG GGGGGTCTCATCAACTTTGAGAAGCGTAGAAAA GAGTTTGAGATTCTGTCTCAGATCAAGCAGCTGCAGGCGTCATGTGCTCACTACAAACTCCAATCATATCCTCACATCATTTCCTGGATCAACAGAGGCATACCCCTTTCTGATCAGAAGAG cTATGAGTTGTCAAGAGATCTGGAGCCACCAGTTGACCCCTGTCCCAGCTCTCCCAACCCCTGGAGCCACCGGCTCATCACCAAGAAACTGACCTC ATTGCTGTCTGGCAGTGAGAACTTCTCGAAGAAGACTTTTGCTGATCAGATCAGTGTATCATCCTCTGGCTCCAGTGGCTCAGAGATGGAGGATCTCAGCAGCCCCAACCTCTCACCACTTAGATACAAAGTACAG TCTGTATCATGTCAGGACATCTCGGTGGACACAGCCACCTCCTCTCTGACTCCGCCCAGCTCTTTTCGAAGATGCCTACATGCAGATATGTCTGCCCTGAGCCCTGACAGCCCCTCCCCTACATCATCTTCATctacatcatcttcatcatcatcctctcCTTCTCTCAAGCATCCCATGTACAACAAGCAGGTCGCTGATTCTTGTATTGTCAGAGTCAGTGTGGAATTTGGCAACAATGGAAACGTTTATAAAAGTATTTTG ATAACCAGTCAGGACAAGACAGCTCAGGTGATTCAGAGAGCCCTGGAGAAACACAACTTGGAGGAGATGAACTGCCAAGAATTTAGTCTCACACAAGTGCTCTCCAATGACAAAG agttGCTGATCCCAGACAAAGCCAACGTGTTCTATGCCATGTGCACCACTGCCAACTTTGACTTTGTGCTTCGCCAGCGTTACAAAAATCTCAGCAGAGCGCCTGGCTCATCCTGGAGTCCTGGAGCAGTTTGGGGGTCCCGCAAGTAA
- the LOC132161511 gene encoding ral guanine nucleotide dissociation stimulator-like 1 isoform X3: protein MRKWEFTMDPVQEWGEEVEDGAIYGITLHREPIQPPPDAPETSSAFSFMQYRTQKVRRLKAATLERLVTELVNPECPDPDYMQIFLSTYRAFTCTNALIELLFQRENMVTNLDNSVCVRSSLPRLIRLWLDEYQEDFRDSPGHQALLLLCIHLRHRLCFRRLVHQADALLKKIQTEGKLRDASAETSTTAVENKTTEDATDRQDIEETGDVLAFPARDIAEQLTLLDAELFVKVVPFHCLGCIWSQRDKKENRNIAPTVRATIAQFNAITNCVITSLLCPLSTSPAGSPSCTRSGPTHRVKIIEKWISVAQECHQLRNFSSLRAILSALQSNAVYRLKKTWAAISRESMAAFDHLCDTFPDENCVLVNRDILVEEGNQVADVDTHSAPKSPRLSPTSEHMPPSSGEVPYLGTYLTVLTMLDTALSDNVEGGLINFEKRRKEFEILSQIKQLQASCAHYKLQSYPHIISWINRGIPLSDQKSYELSRDLEPPVDPCPSSPNPWSHRLITKKLTSLLSGSENFSKKTFADQISVSSSGSSGSEMEDLSSPNLSPLRYKVQSVSCQDISVDTATSSLTPPSSFRRCLHADMSALSPDSPSPTSSSSTSSSSSSSPSLKHPMYNKQVADSCIVRVSVEFGNNGNVYKSILITSQDKTAQVIQRALEKHNLEEMNCQEFSLTQVLSNDKELLIPDKANVFYAMCTTANFDFVLRQRYKNLSRAPGSSWSPGAVWGSRK from the exons ATGAGAAAATGGGAGTTCACCATG GACCCGGTGCAGGAGTGGGGAGAGGAGGTAGAAGACGGGGCCATTTATGGCATCACTCTTCACCGAGAACCCATCCAGCCCCCACCTGATGCCCCCGAGACCTCTTCTGCCTTCAGCTTCATGCAGTACCGCACACAGAAGGTCCGCAGGCTTAAAGCAGCCACTCTGGAGCGTCTTGTTACAGAATTGGTGAACCCGGAGTGCCCTGACCCAGACTACATGCAAATCTTCCTCTCCACCTACAGAGCCTTTACCTGCACAAATGCTCTCATAGAACTCCTGTTTCAAAG AGAGAACATGGTCACCAATCTGGACAACAGTGTCTGCGTTAGAAG TTCTCTGCCTCGTCTGATTCGGCTATGGTTAGACGAGTATCAAGAGGATTTTCGGGATTCTCCAGGTCACCAGGCTCTTCTTCTGCTCTGTATTCATCTGCGTCATCGCCTCTGTTTCAGACGTCTGGTTCATCAAGCTGATGCACttctaaaaaaaattcagacgGAAGGCAA GCTCAGAGATGCATCAGCAGAAACCAGCACAACTGCTGTAGAGAATAAGACAACTGAAGATGCCACAGACAGACAAGACATAGAAGAGACTGGGGATGTACTGGCCTTCCCTGCACGAGACATTGCTGAGCAGCTCACACTATTAGATGCT GAGCTCTTTGTCAAAGTGGTTCCATTTCACTGCCTTGGCTGCATTTGGTCTCAAAGAGACAAGAAAGAGAATCGAAATATAGCGCCTACAGTCCGTGCCACCATTGCCCAGTTCAATGCCATCACTAACTGCGTTATCACCTCTCTGCTGTGCCCTCTTTCCACATCCCCTGCTGGTTCCCCATCCTGCACTCGCAGCGGCCCTACACACAGGGTAAAGATTATTGAGAAGTGGATCTCTGTGGCTCAG GAGTGCCATCAGTTGAGAAACTTCTCCTCTCTAAGAGCCATCTTATCTGCTCTTCAGTCTAATGCTGTTTACCGGCTAAAGAAAACTTGGGCAGCAATCAGCAG GGAGAGTATGGCTGCCTTCGATCACCTCTGTGACACATTTCCTGATGAGAACTGTGTGCTGGTCAATCGAGATATTCTGGTAGAG GAAGGAAACCAGGTAGCTGATGTAGACACTCACAGCGCTCCAAAGTCTCCCAGACTCAGTCCTACATCCGAGCACATG CCCCCCTCCAGCGGTGAGGTGCCATACCTGGGCACTTATCTGACCGTTCTCACCATGTTGGACACAGCACTAAGTGATAATGTAGAG GGGGGTCTCATCAACTTTGAGAAGCGTAGAAAA GAGTTTGAGATTCTGTCTCAGATCAAGCAGCTGCAGGCGTCATGTGCTCACTACAAACTCCAATCATATCCTCACATCATTTCCTGGATCAACAGAGGCATACCCCTTTCTGATCAGAAGAG cTATGAGTTGTCAAGAGATCTGGAGCCACCAGTTGACCCCTGTCCCAGCTCTCCCAACCCCTGGAGCCACCGGCTCATCACCAAGAAACTGACCTC ATTGCTGTCTGGCAGTGAGAACTTCTCGAAGAAGACTTTTGCTGATCAGATCAGTGTATCATCCTCTGGCTCCAGTGGCTCAGAGATGGAGGATCTCAGCAGCCCCAACCTCTCACCACTTAGATACAAAGTACAG TCTGTATCATGTCAGGACATCTCGGTGGACACAGCCACCTCCTCTCTGACTCCGCCCAGCTCTTTTCGAAGATGCCTACATGCAGATATGTCTGCCCTGAGCCCTGACAGCCCCTCCCCTACATCATCTTCATctacatcatcttcatcatcatcctctcCTTCTCTCAAGCATCCCATGTACAACAAGCAGGTCGCTGATTCTTGTATTGTCAGAGTCAGTGTGGAATTTGGCAACAATGGAAACGTTTATAAAAGTATTTTG ATAACCAGTCAGGACAAGACAGCTCAGGTGATTCAGAGAGCCCTGGAGAAACACAACTTGGAGGAGATGAACTGCCAAGAATTTAGTCTCACACAAGTGCTCTCCAATGACAAAG agttGCTGATCCCAGACAAAGCCAACGTGTTCTATGCCATGTGCACCACTGCCAACTTTGACTTTGTGCTTCGCCAGCGTTACAAAAATCTCAGCAGAGCGCCTGGCTCATCCTGGAGTCCTGGAGCAGTTTGGGGGTCCCGCAAGTAA
- the LOC132161511 gene encoding ral guanine nucleotide dissociation stimulator-like 1 isoform X2, translated as MRSSLVVSGGEKGLRARFERMRNLLCQTGHHVDVQMDEEPGVWLRSFHLLDLEEHSEDPVQEWGEEVEDGAIYGITLHREPIQPPPDAPETSSAFSFMQYRTQKVRRLKAATLERLVTELVNPECPDPDYMQIFLSTYRAFTCTNALIELLFQRENMVTNLDNSVCVRSSLPRLIRLWLDEYQEDFRDSPGHQALLLLCIHLRHRLCFRRLVHQADALLKKIQTEGKLRDASAETSTTAVENKTTEDATDRQDIEETGDVLAFPARDIAEQLTLLDAELFVKVVPFHCLGCIWSQRDKKENRNIAPTVRATIAQFNAITNCVITSLLCPLSTSPAGSPSCTRSGPTHRVKIIEKWISVAQECHQLRNFSSLRAILSALQSNAVYRLKKTWAAISRESMAAFDHLCDTFPDENCVLVNRDILVEEGNQVADVDTHSAPKSPRLSPTSEHMPPSSGEVPYLGTYLTVLTMLDTALSDNVEGGLINFEKRRKEFEILSQIKQLQASCAHYKLQSYPHIISWINRGIPLSDQKSYELSRDLEPPVDPCPSSPNPWSHRLITKKLTSLLSGSENFSKKTFADQISVSSSGSSGSEMEDLSSPNLSPLRYKVQDISVDTATSSLTPPSSFRRCLHADMSALSPDSPSPTSSSSTSSSSSSSPSLKHPMYNKQVADSCIVRVSVEFGNNGNVYKSILITSQDKTAQVIQRALEKHNLEEMNCQEFSLTQVLSNDKELLIPDKANVFYAMCTTANFDFVLRQRYKNLSRAPGSSWSPGAVWGSRK; from the exons ATGAGGTCCTCTCTGGTGGTGTCTGGTGGAGAGAAGGGTCTGCGAGCGCGATTTGAACGAATGAGGAATTTGCTGTGCCAGACTGGGCATCATGTGGATGTGCAGATGGACGAGGAGCCCGGTGTTTGGCTCAGGAGCTTCCATCTGCTGGACCTTGAGGAACACAGTGAG GACCCGGTGCAGGAGTGGGGAGAGGAGGTAGAAGACGGGGCCATTTATGGCATCACTCTTCACCGAGAACCCATCCAGCCCCCACCTGATGCCCCCGAGACCTCTTCTGCCTTCAGCTTCATGCAGTACCGCACACAGAAGGTCCGCAGGCTTAAAGCAGCCACTCTGGAGCGTCTTGTTACAGAATTGGTGAACCCGGAGTGCCCTGACCCAGACTACATGCAAATCTTCCTCTCCACCTACAGAGCCTTTACCTGCACAAATGCTCTCATAGAACTCCTGTTTCAAAG AGAGAACATGGTCACCAATCTGGACAACAGTGTCTGCGTTAGAAG TTCTCTGCCTCGTCTGATTCGGCTATGGTTAGACGAGTATCAAGAGGATTTTCGGGATTCTCCAGGTCACCAGGCTCTTCTTCTGCTCTGTATTCATCTGCGTCATCGCCTCTGTTTCAGACGTCTGGTTCATCAAGCTGATGCACttctaaaaaaaattcagacgGAAGGCAA GCTCAGAGATGCATCAGCAGAAACCAGCACAACTGCTGTAGAGAATAAGACAACTGAAGATGCCACAGACAGACAAGACATAGAAGAGACTGGGGATGTACTGGCCTTCCCTGCACGAGACATTGCTGAGCAGCTCACACTATTAGATGCT GAGCTCTTTGTCAAAGTGGTTCCATTTCACTGCCTTGGCTGCATTTGGTCTCAAAGAGACAAGAAAGAGAATCGAAATATAGCGCCTACAGTCCGTGCCACCATTGCCCAGTTCAATGCCATCACTAACTGCGTTATCACCTCTCTGCTGTGCCCTCTTTCCACATCCCCTGCTGGTTCCCCATCCTGCACTCGCAGCGGCCCTACACACAGGGTAAAGATTATTGAGAAGTGGATCTCTGTGGCTCAG GAGTGCCATCAGTTGAGAAACTTCTCCTCTCTAAGAGCCATCTTATCTGCTCTTCAGTCTAATGCTGTTTACCGGCTAAAGAAAACTTGGGCAGCAATCAGCAG GGAGAGTATGGCTGCCTTCGATCACCTCTGTGACACATTTCCTGATGAGAACTGTGTGCTGGTCAATCGAGATATTCTGGTAGAG GAAGGAAACCAGGTAGCTGATGTAGACACTCACAGCGCTCCAAAGTCTCCCAGACTCAGTCCTACATCCGAGCACATG CCCCCCTCCAGCGGTGAGGTGCCATACCTGGGCACTTATCTGACCGTTCTCACCATGTTGGACACAGCACTAAGTGATAATGTAGAG GGGGGTCTCATCAACTTTGAGAAGCGTAGAAAA GAGTTTGAGATTCTGTCTCAGATCAAGCAGCTGCAGGCGTCATGTGCTCACTACAAACTCCAATCATATCCTCACATCATTTCCTGGATCAACAGAGGCATACCCCTTTCTGATCAGAAGAG cTATGAGTTGTCAAGAGATCTGGAGCCACCAGTTGACCCCTGTCCCAGCTCTCCCAACCCCTGGAGCCACCGGCTCATCACCAAGAAACTGACCTC ATTGCTGTCTGGCAGTGAGAACTTCTCGAAGAAGACTTTTGCTGATCAGATCAGTGTATCATCCTCTGGCTCCAGTGGCTCAGAGATGGAGGATCTCAGCAGCCCCAACCTCTCACCACTTAGATACAAAGTACAG GACATCTCGGTGGACACAGCCACCTCCTCTCTGACTCCGCCCAGCTCTTTTCGAAGATGCCTACATGCAGATATGTCTGCCCTGAGCCCTGACAGCCCCTCCCCTACATCATCTTCATctacatcatcttcatcatcatcctctcCTTCTCTCAAGCATCCCATGTACAACAAGCAGGTCGCTGATTCTTGTATTGTCAGAGTCAGTGTGGAATTTGGCAACAATGGAAACGTTTATAAAAGTATTTTG ATAACCAGTCAGGACAAGACAGCTCAGGTGATTCAGAGAGCCCTGGAGAAACACAACTTGGAGGAGATGAACTGCCAAGAATTTAGTCTCACACAAGTGCTCTCCAATGACAAAG agttGCTGATCCCAGACAAAGCCAACGTGTTCTATGCCATGTGCACCACTGCCAACTTTGACTTTGTGCTTCGCCAGCGTTACAAAAATCTCAGCAGAGCGCCTGGCTCATCCTGGAGTCCTGGAGCAGTTTGGGGGTCCCGCAAGTAA